In one window of Opitutus sp. GAS368 DNA:
- the ffh gene encoding signal recognition particle protein: protein MFESLTDKLTGALRNLRGVGSLSEANMADALKEVRAALLAADVHFKVAREFIDRVQAECTGQQVLKSVTPGQQVVKIIHDELVKLLGEGATELAAKRPLKVLLVGLHGSGKTTSTAKLGKLLKKKGARPFVVACDVYRPAAIDQLEILAKQEELGFYADRNSKDVPAIGAAGLETALAANADVILFDTAGRLQIDTTLIEEVKKLHAKIQPDEVLLVADGALGQEAVNVAKAFHDALGLTGLILTKLDGDARGGAALSIKAVTGVPIKFIGTGEKTADFEPFYPERLASRILGMGDVVSLVEKAQEHIDEKEAERMAEKMRKADFNLEDFLAQMQQVKKMGSMQSLMGMMPGMSGVQLPDDAERQMKRTEAIIQSMTIQERRKPGLLNGSRRMRIAAGAGVKVLEVNQLIKQFEQMQKLMKMMKGGNQKKLMRQMEQMKGGRGGMPF from the coding sequence ATGTTCGAAAGCCTGACCGATAAACTGACCGGCGCCCTGCGCAACCTGCGCGGAGTCGGCTCCTTGTCCGAGGCCAACATGGCGGACGCCCTCAAGGAAGTGCGCGCCGCCCTGCTGGCCGCCGACGTGCATTTCAAGGTCGCCCGCGAGTTCATCGACCGGGTGCAGGCCGAGTGCACCGGCCAGCAGGTCCTCAAGTCCGTCACGCCCGGCCAGCAGGTCGTCAAGATCATCCACGACGAGCTGGTGAAGCTCCTCGGCGAGGGCGCAACCGAGCTCGCCGCGAAGCGTCCGCTCAAGGTTCTCCTGGTCGGCCTCCACGGTTCCGGCAAGACGACCTCGACCGCCAAGCTCGGCAAGTTGCTCAAGAAAAAGGGCGCCCGGCCGTTTGTCGTCGCGTGCGACGTCTATCGCCCGGCCGCCATCGACCAGCTCGAGATCCTCGCGAAGCAGGAGGAGCTCGGCTTCTACGCTGACCGCAATTCCAAGGACGTGCCCGCCATCGGCGCCGCCGGGCTCGAGACCGCGCTCGCGGCGAACGCCGACGTCATCCTCTTCGATACCGCCGGCCGCCTGCAGATCGACACCACCCTGATCGAGGAGGTCAAAAAGCTCCACGCGAAGATCCAGCCCGACGAAGTGCTGCTCGTGGCCGACGGCGCGCTCGGCCAGGAGGCCGTCAATGTCGCCAAGGCCTTCCACGACGCCCTCGGCCTGACCGGCCTCATCCTCACCAAGCTCGATGGCGACGCCCGCGGCGGCGCGGCGCTGTCCATCAAGGCGGTCACCGGCGTGCCCATCAAGTTCATCGGCACCGGCGAGAAGACGGCCGACTTCGAGCCGTTTTATCCGGAGCGCCTCGCCTCCCGCATCCTCGGCATGGGCGACGTCGTGTCGCTCGTCGAGAAGGCGCAGGAGCACATTGATGAAAAGGAGGCCGAGCGCATGGCGGAGAAGATGCGCAAGGCGGACTTCAACCTGGAGGACTTCCTCGCGCAGATGCAGCAGGTGAAGAAGATGGGTTCGATGCAGTCGCTCATGGGCATGATGCCCGGCATGAGCGGCGTGCAGCTCCCCGACGACGCCGAGCGACAGATGAAGCGCACCGAGGCGATCATCCAGTCGATGACGATCCAGGAGCGCCGCAAGCCCGGCCTGCTCAACGGCAGCCGGCGCATGCGCATCGCGGCGGGCGCCGGCGTGAAGGTGCTCGAGGTCAACCAGCTCATCAAGCAGTTCGAGCAGATGCAGAAGCTCATGAAGATGATGAAGGGCGGGAACCAGAAGAAGCTCATGCGCCAGATGGAACAGATGAAGGGCGGCCGCGGCGGGATGCCGTTTTAA
- a CDS encoding uroporphyrinogen-III synthase, translated as MSKPSLAGRRIALTRPAASSADWRTRLEALGAEVVELPLIAVRKDVNLHTLNEVFQEIGGYEWIIFTSVNGVKHFFEEFHRVYDDIRAFGLMRIAVVGEATAAAIREQHLRVELQPKKANAEELAKALIEREGMDSAKVLVVTGNKNRDILVQKLEEVRAIVDILPVYKTEETDLAADPVAGDFRAKGADAILFASPSAAQSFFDQAAALKLAARARRPLAGSIGPSTTATMKQLGLPVDFEAADATLESLVAALLKKL; from the coding sequence ATGTCTAAACCATCCCTCGCCGGCCGCCGCATCGCGCTCACCCGTCCCGCCGCCTCGTCCGCCGACTGGCGCACGCGCCTGGAGGCGCTCGGCGCCGAGGTCGTCGAACTGCCGCTCATCGCGGTCCGCAAGGACGTCAACCTGCACACGCTCAACGAGGTCTTCCAGGAGATCGGAGGCTACGAGTGGATCATCTTCACCAGCGTCAACGGCGTGAAACACTTCTTCGAGGAATTCCACCGCGTCTACGACGACATCCGCGCCTTCGGGCTGATGCGCATCGCCGTGGTCGGCGAGGCCACAGCCGCCGCCATCCGCGAGCAGCACCTGCGCGTCGAGCTGCAGCCGAAGAAAGCCAACGCCGAGGAACTCGCCAAGGCCCTCATCGAACGCGAGGGCATGGACAGCGCCAAGGTCCTCGTCGTCACCGGCAACAAGAATCGCGATATCCTCGTCCAGAAGCTCGAGGAAGTCCGCGCGATCGTGGACATCCTGCCGGTCTACAAGACGGAGGAAACCGACCTCGCCGCCGACCCGGTCGCCGGCGATTTCCGCGCCAAGGGCGCCGACGCGATCCTCTTCGCCAGCCCGTCGGCCGCGCAGTCCTTCTTCGACCAGGCCGCCGCGCTCAAGCTCGCCGCCAGGGCCCGGCGCCCTCTCGCGGGCAGCATCGGCCCGAGCACGACCGCCACCATGAAGCAGCTCGGCCTGCCGGTGGACTTCGAAGCCGCTGACGCGACGCTGGAATCCCTGGTCGCGGCGTTGCTAAAAAAACTTTAA
- the hemC gene encoding hydroxymethylbilane synthase, with protein sequence MKIILATRKSPLALVQAEQVAARLTAKIPGAQCELLKVVTTGDKQAEWSLSKQGGKGLFTAELEQALLRHEADAAVHSCKDLPGENSPGLVVAGFLPREDTRDVLVLHEGVTSPATIATSSPRRQLQVKALFPAAVFTEIRGNVDTRLKKIAAGQADATVLAAAGLNRLGIKGWPGLVFRPLSFAESVPAVGQGAIALQCRSGDEARFAPALDAATARCVTLERAFQAQLGAGCQIAFAAHVTGDNLHFFHEKTGSHTLRLTAADFTEPRRSAARILQELGFHV encoded by the coding sequence TTGAAAATCATCCTCGCCACGCGCAAAAGCCCGCTTGCCCTCGTCCAGGCCGAGCAGGTGGCGGCGCGGCTGACGGCGAAAATTCCGGGCGCCCAGTGCGAACTGCTGAAGGTCGTCACGACCGGCGACAAGCAGGCCGAGTGGTCGCTCAGCAAACAGGGCGGCAAGGGGCTGTTCACCGCCGAGCTCGAGCAGGCGCTGCTGCGCCACGAAGCCGACGCGGCCGTGCACAGCTGCAAGGACCTGCCCGGCGAGAATTCGCCCGGACTGGTGGTCGCCGGCTTCCTGCCGCGCGAGGACACCCGCGACGTGCTGGTGCTGCACGAAGGCGTCACTTCGCCCGCCACCATTGCGACCAGCAGCCCGCGCCGGCAGCTGCAGGTGAAGGCGCTTTTCCCGGCCGCGGTCTTCACCGAGATCCGCGGCAACGTGGACACGCGCCTGAAGAAGATTGCCGCCGGCCAGGCCGACGCGACCGTGCTGGCCGCCGCCGGCCTCAACCGCCTCGGCATCAAGGGCTGGCCCGGGCTGGTGTTCCGTCCGCTCAGTTTCGCGGAGAGCGTGCCGGCTGTGGGGCAGGGGGCCATCGCCTTGCAATGCCGGAGTGGCGATGAGGCGCGGTTCGCCCCGGCGCTGGATGCCGCCACGGCGCGCTGCGTCACGCTGGAACGCGCGTTCCAGGCGCAGTTGGGCGCCGGTTGCCAGATCGCCTTCGCCGCGCATGTCACCGGCGACAACCTGCATTTCTTCCACGAAAAGACCGGGAGTCACACGCTGCGACTCACGGCAGCGGATTTCACCGAACCCCGCCGCAGCGCGGCCCGGATACTCCAGGAACTCGGATTCCATGTCTAA
- a CDS encoding aspartate-semialdehyde dehydrogenase, producing MSNNSYRVGIVGATGAVGQELIALLAAHAFPLTELRPLASARSVGKSIEFGGKKIAVQEATPEAFAGLNVAFFAAGGDVTKALAPEAVKRGCLVIDKSSAFRMDPNVPLVVPEINPQALRSHKGIIASPNCSTAVALMALYPLHQAFGLKRVVFSTYQSVSGTGADAIVELEQQVQAYAAKQPLRHEVYPHQIFQNLIPHIDSFGSDGYTGEETKMRAETRKILGMPDLKVSATCIRVPVVRAHSVAIHAEFTKPVSVEAARQAIAAFPGAELIDEPARNAYPTPLAYSRKEKCGVGRIRLDTALDNGLALWVSGDNLWKGAALNALQTAEKMIALGLPLRA from the coding sequence GTGAGCAATAATTCCTATCGGGTCGGCATCGTCGGGGCCACGGGAGCAGTCGGTCAAGAGCTGATTGCCTTGCTGGCGGCGCACGCCTTTCCGCTGACGGAGCTGCGGCCGCTGGCCTCGGCGCGTTCCGTGGGCAAGAGCATCGAGTTTGGCGGGAAGAAAATCGCGGTGCAGGAGGCGACCCCCGAGGCGTTCGCCGGCCTGAACGTGGCGTTCTTCGCGGCGGGCGGTGACGTCACCAAGGCGCTCGCGCCCGAGGCCGTGAAGCGCGGCTGCCTTGTCATCGACAAGAGCTCGGCCTTCCGCATGGACCCCAACGTCCCGCTGGTCGTGCCCGAGATCAACCCGCAGGCCCTGCGCAGCCACAAGGGCATCATCGCCAGCCCGAACTGCTCGACCGCGGTCGCGCTCATGGCGCTCTACCCGCTGCACCAGGCGTTCGGCCTGAAGCGCGTCGTCTTCTCGACCTACCAGTCCGTGTCCGGCACCGGCGCCGACGCGATTGTGGAACTGGAACAGCAGGTGCAGGCCTACGCCGCGAAGCAGCCGCTGCGGCACGAGGTCTATCCGCACCAGATCTTCCAGAATCTGATCCCGCACATCGACTCGTTCGGCAGCGACGGCTACACCGGCGAGGAGACCAAGATGCGCGCCGAGACCCGCAAGATCCTCGGAATGCCCGACCTGAAGGTCTCGGCCACCTGCATTCGCGTGCCGGTGGTGCGCGCCCACTCGGTCGCCATCCACGCCGAGTTCACCAAGCCGGTTTCGGTCGAGGCCGCCCGCCAAGCCATCGCGGCCTTCCCGGGCGCCGAGCTCATCGACGAGCCGGCCAGGAACGCGTATCCCACACCGCTCGCCTACAGTCGGAAGGAGAAGTGCGGTGTCGGCCGCATCCGCCTCGATACGGCGCTCGACAACGGCCTGGCCCTCTGGGTCAGCGGCGACAACCTGTGGAAGGGCGCCGCCCTCAATGCGCTCCAGACCGCCGAGAAGATGATCGCACTGGGCCTGCCGTTGCGGGCCTGA
- a CDS encoding DegT/DnrJ/EryC1/StrS family aminotransferase, with the protein MKVPFLDLKLQHQAIRTEVLAALADTYDNTRFCLGKDVEDFEKAFSATLGYPRTLGLNSGTSPLHLASICGGFGPGDEIITTSFTFASSCWGISYVGAKPVFVDIDADTWCISPEAMAKAITPKTKGIVVVHIFGQPARMDEIMVLAKQHKLFVVEDCAQAVGATYKGAPIGGIGDCGTFSFYPTKNLGACGEGGAFVSRHPAVMDHAQLLRVHGSPKRYTHTEVGFNFRMDGFQGAALNIKLKKLAGWTARRRAIAAQYRAGIKRSDVQLPVVPAYGESVWHQFTLLHPKRDDLRVHLDQAGVGTEIIYPGPMHRQPCYASLGYAAGSLPVAEKTSATCVSLPIFPELTDAQVEHVIKAVNAF; encoded by the coding sequence ATGAAAGTCCCTTTCCTCGATCTCAAGCTCCAGCACCAGGCCATCCGCACCGAGGTGCTGGCGGCGCTGGCGGACACCTACGACAACACCCGCTTCTGTCTCGGCAAGGACGTCGAGGATTTCGAGAAGGCCTTCAGCGCCACGCTCGGCTATCCACGCACCCTCGGCCTGAACAGCGGCACCTCACCGCTGCACCTCGCCTCGATCTGCGGCGGCTTCGGCCCGGGCGACGAGATCATCACCACGTCGTTCACCTTCGCCTCCAGCTGCTGGGGCATCAGCTACGTCGGCGCCAAGCCGGTGTTCGTCGATATCGACGCGGACACGTGGTGCATCAGCCCCGAGGCCATGGCCAAGGCGATCACACCCAAGACCAAGGGCATCGTGGTCGTGCACATCTTCGGCCAGCCGGCGCGGATGGACGAGATCATGGTCCTTGCGAAGCAGCACAAGCTGTTCGTGGTCGAGGATTGTGCGCAGGCCGTCGGTGCCACCTACAAGGGTGCGCCGATCGGCGGCATCGGTGACTGCGGCACGTTCAGCTTTTACCCGACCAAGAACCTCGGTGCGTGCGGCGAGGGCGGGGCGTTCGTGTCGAGACACCCGGCGGTGATGGACCATGCGCAACTGCTGCGGGTGCATGGCTCGCCCAAGCGCTACACCCACACCGAGGTCGGGTTCAACTTCCGCATGGACGGATTCCAGGGCGCGGCGCTCAACATCAAACTCAAGAAACTCGCCGGCTGGACCGCCCGCCGCCGCGCCATCGCCGCCCAGTATCGCGCCGGCATCAAGCGCAGTGATGTCCAGCTGCCGGTCGTGCCGGCCTACGGCGAGTCCGTGTGGCACCAGTTTACGCTGCTGCACCCCAAGCGTGACGACCTGCGCGTGCACCTCGACCAGGCCGGCGTCGGCACGGAGATCATTTATCCCGGCCCGATGCACCGGCAGCCCTGCTATGCTTCGCTGGGTTACGCCGCCGGCAGCCTGCCGGTCGCCGAGAAGACGAGTGCGACCTGCGTGAGCCTGCCCATCTTCCCCGAGCTGACCGACGCGCAGGTCGAGCATGTCATCAAGGCGGTCAATGCATTTTAG
- a CDS encoding transposase, whose product MEARPFPVRKTDNLRRGRITAAGARYFVTVVTEGRKPWLAVPTVGAAVLAILRLWQEEGRGLVLTATVMPDHVHTLFELSDTLTVGQTVARWKTAMRKVVGYAESFQRDFWEHRLREKEEVDDYALYVFLNPYLAWLLPADSVWAG is encoded by the coding sequence ATGGAAGCGCGACCGTTTCCCGTTCGCAAAACGGACAATCTGCGCCGAGGCAGGATCACGGCGGCCGGCGCGCGCTATTTCGTCACGGTCGTCACCGAGGGACGAAAGCCGTGGCTGGCGGTTCCGACTGTGGGTGCGGCCGTGTTGGCCATATTGAGGCTCTGGCAGGAAGAAGGCCGCGGGCTGGTGTTGACGGCAACGGTCATGCCGGATCACGTCCACACCCTGTTTGAACTGAGCGATACCCTGACCGTGGGGCAGACGGTCGCGCGCTGGAAAACAGCCATGCGGAAGGTGGTGGGATACGCCGAGTCCTTTCAGCGGGATTTCTGGGAACATCGATTGCGCGAGAAGGAGGAAGTGGATGATTATGCGTTGTATGTCTTTTTGAATCCATATCTTGCCTGGTTGCTGCCAGCAGACTCGGTCTGGGCTGGTTGA
- a CDS encoding purine nucleoside permease yields the protein MKPPRLLILSLSAFCALAATGRAELIKPKVMILTTFEAGADTGDAPGELQYWVEREHLTKSIEIPGVAHPILYNDSGVYAMVTGTCNRSGLALMALGLDARFDLKQTYWLTAGIAGVDADKASVGSAAWVQRIVDGDNVHEIDGHDAPADWPYGIFAYGSTGPLDPPGQHDWSQKPMVFELNPKLVAWAFALTKDIALLDTPEVEKFRETYTGQPVAQKPPFVLLGDTLGTARYWHGPALTAWANNWVKMYTQGKGNFVMTQCEDQSIGYAMYMLGKAGRVDPLRHLVLRTASNYSTPPRGASVVESVLSGESTGTAVAADSCWRIGAPVVHEILKHWDRYATTRPGE from the coding sequence ATGAAACCGCCCCGCCTGCTGATCCTTTCCCTCTCTGCCTTCTGCGCATTGGCCGCGACCGGCCGGGCGGAACTCATCAAGCCAAAGGTCATGATCCTGACCACGTTTGAGGCGGGAGCCGACACCGGCGACGCGCCCGGCGAGCTGCAGTATTGGGTCGAGCGGGAGCATCTCACCAAGTCGATCGAGATCCCCGGCGTGGCGCATCCGATTCTCTACAACGACTCGGGCGTCTACGCCATGGTCACAGGCACCTGCAATCGCAGCGGGCTCGCCCTGATGGCGCTGGGCCTCGATGCACGCTTCGACCTGAAGCAGACCTACTGGTTGACGGCCGGTATTGCCGGGGTGGATGCCGACAAGGCGAGCGTCGGCAGCGCGGCGTGGGTGCAGCGGATCGTCGATGGCGACAACGTGCATGAGATCGACGGGCACGATGCGCCGGCCGACTGGCCGTACGGCATTTTTGCCTATGGCAGCACCGGGCCGCTCGATCCTCCGGGCCAGCACGACTGGAGCCAGAAGCCGATGGTGTTCGAATTGAACCCCAAGCTGGTGGCGTGGGCCTTTGCCTTGACGAAGGACATTGCGCTGCTGGACACGCCGGAAGTGGAAAAATTCCGTGAGACTTACACCGGTCAGCCTGTCGCACAAAAGCCGCCGTTCGTGTTGCTCGGCGACACCCTCGGTACCGCGCGCTACTGGCACGGGCCGGCGCTCACCGCGTGGGCCAACAATTGGGTGAAGATGTACACGCAGGGGAAGGGCAACTTTGTCATGACCCAGTGCGAGGACCAGAGCATCGGCTACGCGATGTACATGCTGGGCAAGGCCGGCCGCGTCGATCCGCTGCGGCACCTGGTGTTGCGCACGGCCAGCAACTACTCGACACCGCCGCGCGGCGCCTCGGTGGTCGAGAGCGTGCTTTCCGGCGAGTCAACCGGCACGGCGGTCGCCGCCGACTCGTGCTGGCGCATCGGCGCCCCGGTGGTACACGAGATTCTGAAGCACTGGGATCGCTACGCGACCACACGGCCGGGGGAATGA
- a CDS encoding phosphoribosylanthranilate isomerase, with protein MINGIRLKVCGITSLVDADAADAVGADGLGFIFHAKSPRTLAAAQYAAMKERLPLRKKVAVCVGPSAAELAALDRLGFDYFQIHFATETPVATLAAWSQLAGRSRLWLAPKLPPGQDVKPEWLPFADTFLLDTFHADKFGGTGETGDWPKFKRHREAHPGKTWILSGGLTPENIAAAVTATGAKFVDVNSGVEQAPGIKSPTKLQALVLALHNATKHDNPSYR; from the coding sequence ATGATCAACGGCATCAGGCTCAAGGTCTGCGGCATCACCTCCTTGGTGGACGCCGATGCCGCTGACGCCGTCGGGGCGGACGGCCTGGGCTTCATCTTCCATGCCAAGTCACCCCGCACCCTCGCCGCGGCCCAATATGCCGCGATGAAGGAACGCCTGCCGCTGCGGAAGAAGGTCGCGGTGTGCGTCGGGCCGTCGGCCGCCGAGCTGGCCGCGCTGGACCGGCTCGGTTTCGACTATTTCCAGATCCACTTCGCCACGGAAACACCGGTCGCCACGCTCGCGGCTTGGAGCCAGCTGGCCGGGCGCAGCCGCCTGTGGCTGGCGCCGAAACTGCCGCCCGGTCAGGACGTGAAGCCCGAGTGGCTGCCGTTCGCCGATACCTTTCTCCTCGACACCTTCCACGCCGACAAATTCGGCGGCACGGGCGAGACCGGCGACTGGCCCAAGTTCAAGCGCCACCGCGAAGCACATCCCGGGAAGACCTGGATTCTGTCCGGCGGACTGACCCCGGAGAACATCGCCGCGGCCGTGACCGCGACCGGCGCGAAGTTCGTCGACGTGAACAGCGGGGTGGAACAGGCCCCGGGCATCAAGAGCCCGACCAAACTCCAGGCCCTCGTGCTCGCGCTGCACAACGCGACCAAGCACGACAACCCGTCCTATCGCTGA
- a CDS encoding L,D-transpeptidase: MKQRCAAQGIKPTPRVIAVSIAQQLLMFFQDCALQKSHVISTSLRPPSNVKDSLGTPRGLHTIAEKHGAGAPPGIVFKGRVSTGKHFSELDATQQAKNLITTRILWLRGLEPGDNVGQNAAGESVDTYERYVYIHGTNHEERLGRPFSAGCIEMNNLEIIGLFDQVRVGDLVWIED; the protein is encoded by the coding sequence GTGAAACAAAGGTGCGCGGCGCAGGGAATCAAGCCCACACCGCGTGTCATAGCCGTTTCCATCGCACAGCAGCTCCTGATGTTTTTCCAAGACTGTGCTTTGCAGAAGAGCCACGTCATCTCCACTTCCCTGCGTCCGCCCTCGAATGTGAAGGATTCCCTCGGCACGCCGCGCGGGCTGCACACTATCGCAGAGAAGCATGGCGCCGGCGCGCCACCCGGCATCGTGTTCAAGGGGCGGGTCAGCACGGGCAAGCATTTCTCCGAACTCGACGCCACCCAGCAGGCCAAGAACCTCATCACCACGCGCATTCTCTGGCTCCGCGGCCTGGAGCCGGGCGACAATGTCGGCCAGAACGCCGCGGGCGAGTCGGTCGACACCTACGAGCGCTACGTCTATATCCACGGCACCAACCACGAGGAGCGCCTCGGCCGGCCCTTCAGCGCGGGCTGCATCGAGATGAACAACCTCGAGATCATCGGACTCTTCGACCAGGTGCGGGTGGGCGATCTGGTGTGGATTGAGGATTGA